A part of Planococcus sp. MB-3u-03 genomic DNA contains:
- a CDS encoding DUF6366 family protein, giving the protein MSKNNKPEDQRDRLQLKDQKEHAGSNVNDSTNRAQSGMPDTRGMGLKEIGGVILLLVILVIAYGLYQMFFG; this is encoded by the coding sequence ATGTCTAAAAACAACAAACCAGAAGACCAACGCGACCGCCTGCAATTGAAAGACCAAAAAGAACATGCAGGCAGCAATGTCAACGACTCGACCAACCGCGCACAAAGCGGCATGCCCGATACGAGAGGGATGGGCTTGAAGGAAATCGGCGGGGTCATTTTGCTGTTGGTGATCTTGGTGATTGCTTATGGTTTGTATCAAATGTTTTTCGGTTGA
- a CDS encoding NUDIX hydrolase — protein sequence MNYIKDMRQLIGSNLLMTVGCGIIIEQDGRILLQHRKDRDVWGIPGGVMEPGETFLETAIRETYEETGLQAENLQLFGLYSGEEGYAEYQNGDQVYSAQIIFHTQEFSGELIQEGEESHEHRFFKPDELPKINSHQKRFIVDWVNKGSLPILK from the coding sequence ATGAATTATATAAAAGACATGCGCCAGCTGATCGGTTCGAATCTATTGATGACGGTCGGCTGTGGAATCATCATTGAACAAGATGGCCGGATTTTGCTTCAGCATAGAAAAGATCGAGACGTTTGGGGCATTCCCGGCGGGGTCATGGAGCCTGGCGAAACATTTCTTGAGACGGCCATCCGGGAAACGTATGAAGAAACCGGCCTGCAAGCAGAGAACTTGCAGCTATTCGGTCTTTATTCAGGGGAAGAAGGCTATGCTGAATACCAAAACGGCGACCAGGTCTATAGCGCGCAAATTATTTTCCATACTCAAGAGTTTTCAGGAGAGCTGATTCAAGAAGGGGAAGAAAGCCACGAGCATCGCTTTTTTAAACCGGATGAACTACCGAAAATCAATTCGCATCAGAAGCGTTTTATAGTGGATTGGGTAAATAAGGGGAGCTTGCCCATTTTGAAATAA
- a CDS encoding YczE/YyaS/YitT family protein, protein MKYFFYVAGLLLLSLGIALTILSDLGTSPFDALLVGLSFNIGLTVGSWEIIIAAIMIVGNAMLGRQKPELLGIMTAVIVGIGIDFWLHTLSTAITPVGVTSQILYFTAGLFAVGVGTAIYLHTNFAPIPVDRLTLLVKELARTNLFFSRTAIYLMFLVLAIVFGGPIGIGTVLTVCFGGLILNAIMPVTAKTLDRMLLPKGSLIP, encoded by the coding sequence ATGAAATATTTCTTTTACGTCGCAGGCTTACTGTTATTGTCACTCGGAATAGCGCTGACCATTTTGTCAGACCTCGGCACGTCACCATTCGACGCTTTATTGGTCGGCCTCAGCTTTAACATCGGGTTGACGGTCGGGAGTTGGGAAATCATCATCGCCGCCATCATGATCGTCGGCAACGCCATGCTCGGCCGGCAAAAACCGGAACTCCTTGGCATCATGACCGCCGTCATTGTCGGAATTGGCATTGATTTCTGGCTTCATACATTGAGCACAGCGATTACGCCTGTTGGTGTCACCAGCCAGATTCTCTACTTTACAGCGGGTCTCTTCGCAGTAGGGGTGGGCACAGCAATCTATCTCCACACGAATTTCGCGCCGATTCCAGTGGACCGCCTGACGCTTCTCGTAAAAGAACTCGCGAGAACCAATTTGTTTTTCTCCAGAACCGCCATTTATTTGATGTTCCTGGTCTTGGCAATTGTTTTTGGGGGACCAATCGGTATTGGGACAGTGCTGACCGTATGTTTCGGCGGGCTTATCTTGAATGCGATTATGCCTGTGACGGCGAAGACTTTGGATCGTATGCTGCTGCCGAAAGGGTCACTCATACCATAA
- a CDS encoding MarR family winged helix-turn-helix transcriptional regulator: MAEILREIGMIARALDSISNIEFKELELTKGQYLYLVRICENPGIIQEQLLDLIKVDRSTATRAIQKLESNGFIEKQSDPDNKKIKKIYPTEKARQAYPFIIRENEHSNAVALEGFTEQEALEAERYLRRIRQNIEVDFESVKKGHKRDY; this comes from the coding sequence ATGGCAGAAATTCTGCGTGAAATCGGCATGATTGCCCGTGCCCTTGATTCCATCAGCAATATCGAATTCAAAGAGCTGGAGCTGACGAAAGGGCAATACCTCTACCTCGTCCGCATCTGTGAAAATCCCGGCATCATCCAGGAGCAATTGCTCGACCTCATCAAAGTCGACCGCTCCACTGCGACACGGGCGATCCAGAAACTGGAGAGCAACGGATTTATTGAAAAACAGAGTGACCCGGACAATAAGAAAATCAAAAAGATCTACCCGACCGAAAAAGCTCGCCAGGCCTACCCCTTCATCATCCGGGAAAATGAGCATTCCAATGCGGTGGCACTCGAGGGCTTTACCGAACAGGAAGCGTTGGAGGCCGAGCGCTATTTGCGCCGCATCCGCCAGAACATCGAAGTCGATTTCGAATCGGTTAAAAAAGGCCATAAGCGTGATTACTAA
- a CDS encoding GNAT family N-acetyltransferase yields the protein MASLRKCTTNDLQELQDISILTYKETFDEHNSEENMNAYLEAAYNKPKLERELATPSSHFYFAMVDNEVAGYLKINTDEAQTEPMGSEALEVERIYIKKKFQKNGAGKVLMNQAFEMAERLGKNKIWLGVWEHNNNARAFYEKKGFVETGSHSFFMGDDEQTDLILTKTL from the coding sequence ATGGCAAGCCTACGTAAATGCACAACAAACGATCTTCAAGAACTGCAAGACATCAGTATTCTCACTTATAAAGAAACCTTCGACGAACACAATAGCGAAGAAAACATGAACGCCTATCTTGAAGCGGCCTATAACAAGCCGAAGCTCGAGAGAGAACTCGCCACCCCCTCTTCCCATTTCTATTTCGCGATGGTCGATAATGAAGTGGCCGGCTACTTAAAAATCAATACAGACGAAGCGCAAACCGAGCCGATGGGCAGCGAAGCGCTCGAAGTCGAACGCATCTACATCAAGAAGAAATTCCAGAAAAACGGCGCGGGGAAAGTGTTAATGAACCAGGCGTTCGAGATGGCGGAACGACTCGGCAAGAACAAAATCTGGCTCGGCGTCTGGGAGCATAACAATAACGCCCGCGCCTTCTACGAGAAAAAAGGCTTTGTCGAAACCGGCAGCCATTCGTTTTTCATGGGCGACGACGAGCAGACGGATTTGATTTTGACGAAGACACTATAA
- a CDS encoding FMN-binding negative transcriptional regulator: protein MYIPKYYKVNDPEEIREFIQANAFGTLITTRKDRPIATHLPLQFKKEGEDYYLTGHFAYGNPQWRTIEEANEVLVTFQGPHAYVSSSWYEQKNVPTWNYQSAHVYGTGRLLSEDELREDLVTLLETYEQHRDEPVLWDTLPKEMLEQEIKGIVGFKLKITEIQAAYKLSQNRTAKDYQNVIDGLRQEDHPAAHEVADVMDKRRP, encoded by the coding sequence ATGTATATCCCAAAATACTATAAAGTGAATGATCCGGAAGAGATTCGTGAGTTTATCCAGGCCAATGCGTTCGGCACCTTGATCACGACGCGAAAAGACCGGCCGATTGCGACTCATCTCCCCTTGCAGTTCAAAAAGGAAGGCGAGGATTATTACCTGACCGGCCATTTCGCTTATGGCAATCCGCAATGGCGCACGATTGAAGAGGCCAATGAGGTTCTCGTGACGTTCCAAGGTCCTCATGCTTATGTTTCATCTTCCTGGTACGAGCAGAAAAATGTGCCGACCTGGAACTATCAATCGGCGCATGTGTATGGGACGGGACGGTTGTTGTCGGAAGACGAACTGCGTGAGGATTTGGTGACGTTATTGGAAACATACGAACAGCATCGTGACGAGCCAGTGCTGTGGGATACCTTGCCAAAAGAAATGCTGGAGCAGGAAATCAAAGGCATTGTCGGTTTCAAGCTGAAGATCACCGAAATCCAGGCAGCTTACAAATTGAGCCAAAACCGCACGGCGAAAGATTACCAGAACGTCATTGACGGGCTGCGGCAAGAAGACCATCCGGCTGCGCACGAAGTGGCGGACGTCATGGACAAAAGACGCCCCTAG
- a CDS encoding DMT family transporter produces the protein MNLQWGKVLIAALFEVAWVVGLKHADSLGDWLITVVAIGVSFTLLIDAGNKLPVGTVYAVFVGLGTAGTVLSEIVFFNEPVSAAKLVLVGILLLGVIGLKLVTPDSAPERSEA, from the coding sequence ATGAATCTTCAATGGGGAAAAGTATTGATCGCGGCATTGTTTGAAGTGGCGTGGGTTGTGGGATTAAAACATGCGGATTCGCTCGGCGATTGGCTAATTACCGTCGTTGCGATCGGTGTCAGCTTCACTTTGCTGATCGATGCCGGAAACAAATTGCCGGTCGGTACGGTGTATGCAGTGTTCGTCGGGCTTGGGACGGCCGGAACGGTCTTGTCCGAAATCGTTTTCTTCAACGAACCTGTCAGTGCCGCGAAACTGGTATTGGTCGGGATTTTACTGCTCGGCGTCATCGGCTTGAAACTCGTGACACCGGATTCAGCACCTGAAAGGAGTGAAGCATGA
- a CDS encoding DMT family transporter: MAWISLIFAGIFEMVGVAMINKWHHDRKWQSLAMLIGGFVASFLFLSVAMESLPMGTAYAIWTGIGASGGAIIGMLFYNESKDWRRILFIAMVLGSAVGLKLVS, from the coding sequence ATGGCTTGGATTTCGTTGATATTTGCAGGGATATTTGAAATGGTCGGCGTCGCCATGATCAATAAATGGCATCACGACCGCAAATGGCAGTCACTCGCGATGCTCATCGGCGGCTTTGTCGCGAGCTTCTTATTTTTGTCCGTTGCGATGGAATCACTGCCGATGGGAACGGCGTACGCGATCTGGACCGGCATCGGGGCATCGGGCGGCGCAATCATCGGCATGCTGTTCTATAACGAATCAAAAGACTGGCGGCGCATCCTGTTTATCGCGATGGTGCTCGGGTCTGCCGTCGGGTTGAAGCTTGTTTCTTAA
- a CDS encoding 3-hydroxyacyl-CoA dehydrogenase: MDFKYVTVAGSGVLGSQIAFQSAYHGFEVAVYDITDEALTRAKERFEVLKGHFKKDLKATDEELDAAYHRLSFHTDLGEAVKNADLLIEAVPEVLDIKKEFYTDLAKVAPEQTVFATNTSTMLPSTFAEYTGRPEKFLALHFANDIWRSNTAEIMGHGGTDESVFNDVVEFAKAIGMVALPLQKEQPGYILNTLLVPFLNSAQYLVVNGIADPHTVDKTWMIATGAPRGPFAILDVIGINTPYHLSVAKANAGDGEAAKVAEYLKTEFLDKGRMGIQNGKGFYDYPNPRYMDKDFLKE, from the coding sequence ATGGATTTCAAGTATGTAACGGTCGCAGGAAGCGGTGTGCTGGGCAGCCAAATCGCTTTTCAGTCTGCGTATCATGGATTCGAGGTCGCGGTATACGATATCACCGACGAAGCCTTGACTCGCGCGAAAGAACGATTCGAAGTGCTCAAAGGGCATTTCAAGAAAGACTTAAAAGCGACAGATGAAGAATTGGACGCAGCTTATCATCGCCTGTCTTTCCACACGGATTTAGGGGAAGCCGTGAAAAACGCTGATTTGCTGATTGAAGCGGTGCCTGAAGTGCTCGATATCAAAAAGGAATTTTACACGGACTTGGCAAAAGTCGCACCGGAACAGACCGTCTTTGCGACCAATACCTCGACGATGCTGCCGAGCACCTTTGCGGAATATACAGGACGGCCTGAGAAGTTTTTGGCGCTTCATTTCGCTAACGATATCTGGCGCAGCAATACCGCAGAAATCATGGGCCATGGCGGAACCGACGAGTCGGTCTTTAACGATGTTGTCGAATTCGCTAAAGCGATTGGCATGGTCGCGCTGCCGCTACAGAAAGAACAGCCTGGTTATATTTTGAATACTTTGCTTGTGCCGTTTTTGAACTCTGCGCAGTATTTGGTCGTCAATGGCATCGCCGATCCGCATACCGTCGACAAGACCTGGATGATCGCAACCGGCGCGCCGAGAGGACCTTTCGCAATTTTGGATGTCATCGGCATCAACACGCCGTATCACCTGTCGGTCGCCAAAGCGAACGCCGGCGACGGAGAAGCCGCCAAAGTCGCAGAATATCTGAAGACGGAATTCCTCGACAAAGGCCGCATGGGCATCCAGAACGGTAAGGGATTCTACGATTACCCGAACCCGCGCTATATGGATAAGGATTTTTTGAAAGAATGA
- a CDS encoding general stress protein, giving the protein MKPTNRTFEVAYTEQELEAKVEAMKSHGHTKNNIHVLAENADILNAIETQEEVQTHETETVTDKFKSMFTGKDAVREELTKLNLTQTEIEEFHDILENEGIVLYTEHQHGGQ; this is encoded by the coding sequence ATGAAACCGACAAACCGTACGTTTGAAGTGGCTTATACTGAACAGGAACTTGAGGCAAAGGTAGAAGCAATGAAATCTCACGGGCATACAAAAAATAATATTCATGTTTTAGCGGAAAATGCGGATATTCTAAATGCCATTGAAACCCAAGAAGAAGTGCAGACGCATGAAACAGAAACTGTTACAGACAAATTTAAGTCTATGTTTACCGGGAAAGACGCGGTACGAGAAGAATTGACCAAACTAAACTTAACCCAAACGGAAATCGAAGAATTTCATGACATTCTTGAAAATGAAGGAATTGTGCTATATACAGAGCATCAACATGGTGGTCAATAG
- a CDS encoding carbohydrate kinase family protein — protein sequence MGNLFSIGEILIDFIPHQKGIGLKDVDSFTRVPGGAPANVAAAVAKFGGTASLITKVGQDAFGDFLLERLAEVGVKIDKIPRTKEANTGLAFVSLRADGERDFSFYRNPSADLLLQASEVKDGWFGQGDVLHFGSVDLVDSPMKKAHVKAIGAAKRHGAIISFDPNVRLPLWDNPKQCRETIQEFIPKAHIVKVSDDELEFITGIADESVAIASLFTGDVLAVVLTKGAKGADLYVQNEKYSSPGYSVIVEDTTGAGDAFTGAFLYQLLKLDAGQGNLEAILKEHHQELLAFSNASGALVTTGKGAISALPTKDEVLELMK from the coding sequence ATGGGAAACTTGTTCTCGATTGGCGAAATACTGATCGATTTTATTCCCCATCAAAAAGGCATCGGCTTAAAAGATGTGGATTCTTTTACACGAGTGCCTGGCGGTGCGCCTGCTAATGTGGCAGCGGCGGTTGCAAAGTTTGGCGGCACAGCTTCATTGATCACCAAAGTCGGACAAGATGCCTTTGGTGATTTTCTGTTGGAACGGCTTGCCGAGGTGGGAGTGAAAATCGATAAGATTCCACGGACTAAAGAGGCAAACACCGGGCTTGCTTTCGTCTCATTGCGCGCAGACGGGGAACGGGACTTTTCGTTTTACCGGAATCCTTCCGCCGATTTGCTTCTTCAAGCTTCAGAAGTGAAGGACGGCTGGTTTGGGCAAGGCGATGTGCTGCATTTCGGTTCGGTCGATTTAGTCGACAGCCCGATGAAAAAAGCCCACGTAAAAGCGATCGGGGCAGCCAAGAGGCACGGCGCCATCATCAGTTTTGACCCCAATGTGCGTTTGCCGCTTTGGGACAATCCAAAGCAATGCCGCGAGACCATCCAAGAATTCATTCCGAAGGCGCATATCGTCAAAGTTTCCGACGACGAACTGGAATTCATCACCGGCATAGCGGACGAGTCCGTAGCCATAGCCTCTTTGTTCACTGGAGACGTATTGGCAGTGGTGTTAACGAAAGGCGCGAAAGGTGCAGATTTGTACGTACAGAATGAAAAATATTCATCTCCGGGATATTCGGTGATAGTCGAAGATACAACTGGGGCAGGAGACGCGTTCACAGGCGCTTTCTTGTACCAATTGCTGAAGTTGGATGCAGGACAAGGCAATCTGGAAGCCATACTAAAAGAGCATCATCAAGAACTGCTGGCTTTCTCGAATGCCAGCGGGGCACTGGTCACGACTGGAAAAGGGGCTATTTCTGCGCTACCCACGAAAGATGAGGTTTTGGAGTTGATGAAATAA